One stretch of Sander vitreus isolate 19-12246 chromosome 16, sanVit1, whole genome shotgun sequence DNA includes these proteins:
- the klhl8 gene encoding kelch-like protein 8 isoform X2, with translation MAPGDVVPDHAKQLKPKEKRPGNRASKADCEPDGSFIFEAHEAWKDFHNSLRHFYEVGELCDVTLKVGSRLIPCHKLVLACVIPYFRAMFLSEMSEAKQELIEIKDFDGDAIQDLVHFAYSSKLTLTVDNVQPLLYAACILQVELVARACCEYMKAHFHPTNCLAVRTFAESHNRVDLMDMADRYACEHFTEVRLPLLPVEFLSGTVSKDEMIKGNLSCRDLMDEARNYHLHLSNKVVLDFEYSVRTIPRKHTAGVLFCVGGRGGSGDPFRSIECYSITKNSWFFGPEMNSRRRHVGVISVEGKVYAVGGHDGNEHLGNMEMFDPLTNKWMMKASMNTKRRGIALAALGGPIYAIGGLDDNSCFNDVERYDIESDCWSAVAPMNTPRGGVGSVALGSFVYAVGGNDGVASLSSVERFNPHLNKWTEVSEMGQRRAGNGVSKLNGCLYVVGGFDDNSPLSSVERFDPRMHRWEYVSELTTPRGGVGVATVMGRVFAVGGHNGNIYLNTVEAFEPRMNRWELVGSVSHCRAGAGVAVCSSHVSQIRDVGQGSSNVANCM, from the exons ATGGCACCAGGGGATGTGGTGCCAGACCATGCCAAGCAATTGAAGCCCAAGGAGAAGCGGCCTGGGAACAGGGCATCGAAAGCAGACTGTGAGCCTGATGGGTCCTTTATCTTTGAGGCTCATGAGGCCTGGAAGGACTTCCATAACTCCCTCAGGCATTTTTATGAAGTAGGAGAGCTCTGTGATGTCACGCTGAAG gTTGGCAGTAGGTTGATACCATGCCACAAGCTAGTGCTGGCTTGTGTGATCCCTTACTTCAG GGCCATGTTTCTGTCAGAGATGTCTGAGGCTAAGCAGGAACTGATAGAGATCAAGGACTTTGATGGTGATGCCATCCAGGACCTGGTGCATTTTGCCTACTCCTCCAAGCTCACATTAACTGTGGACAATGTCCAGCCACTACTTTATGCTGCCTGCATCCTTCAG GTGGAGTTGGTGGCGAGAGCCTGCTGTGAGTACATGAAGGCCCACTTTCACCCCACCAACTGCCTGGCAGTTCGTACATTCGCTGAGAGCCACAACCGTGTGGACCTGATGGACATGGCTGACCGCTATGCCTGCGAACACTTCACTGAG GTGCGCCTCCCCCTGCTCCCTGTAGAGTTCCTGAGTGGAACAGTGTCTAAGGACGAGATGATTAAAGGTAACCTGAGTTGTCGCGACCTGATGGACGAAGCCAGGAACTACCACCTGCACCTCAGCAACAAGGTGGTGCTGGACTTTGAATATTCAGTCCGTACCATACCCCGGAAACACACTGCAG GGGTTTTGTTCTGTGTGGGTGGCCGAGGGGGTTCTGGTGACCCATTTCGCAGCATCGAGTGCTACTCCATCACTAAGAACAGCTGGTTCTTTGGTCCTGAAATGAACAGCAGACGGCGTCACGTGGGTGTAATATCTGTAGAAG GCAAGGTTTATGCTGTCGGGGGCCATGATGGTAACGAACACTTAGGCAACATGGAGATGTTTGACCCCCTCACCAACAAGTGGATGATGAAAGCCTCCATGAACACCAAGAG GAGGGGTATAGCCCTGGCGGCTCTCGGTGGTCCCATCTACGCTATTGGAGGTCTGGATGACAACTCCTGCTTTAACGATGTGGAGCGTTATGACATCGAAAGTGACTGCTGGAGCGCTGTGGCGCCAATGAACACACCCAGAGGAGGAGTGGGATCTGTGGCTTTGGGG AGTTTTGTGTACGCAGTGGGAGGCAACGATGGCGTGGCATCACTGTCCAGTGTGGAGCGGTTTAACCCACACCTCAACAAGTGGACGGAGGTCAGCGAGATGGGCCAACGACGGGCTGGAAATGGAGTCAGCAAACTCAACGGCTGCCTCTATGTAGTGG GTGGTTTTGATGACAATTCACCCCTGAGCTCTGTAGAGCGCTTTGACCCACGAATGCACCGCTGGGAGTACGTGTCTGAGCTGACCACCCCACGTGGGGGAGTCGGTGTAGCCACTGTAATGGGAAGAGTGTTCGCAGTCGGCGGTCACAATGGGAACATCTACCTGAACACAGTGGAGGCTTTTGAGCCGCGAATGAACAG ATGGGAGCTGGTGGGTTCAGTGTCTCACTGCCGTGCCGGAGCTGGAGTGGCTGTCTGTTCGTCTCACGTCAGCCAGATCAGGGACGTCGGCCAGGGCTCCAGCAACGTGGCCAACTGCATGTGA
- the klhl8 gene encoding kelch-like protein 8 isoform X1, whose product MAPGDVVPDHAKQLKPKEKRPGNRASKADCEPDGSFIFEAHEAWKDFHNSLRHFYEVGELCDVTLKVGSRLIPCHKLVLACVIPYFRAMFLSEMSEAKQELIEIKDFDGDAIQDLVHFAYSSKLTLTVDNVQPLLYAACILQVELVARACCEYMKAHFHPTNCLAVRTFAESHNRVDLMDMADRYACEHFTEVVECEDFTCVSPQHLRTLLSSSELNIHSETEVYNAAVKWLKANPQHHEAWLDQIMSQVRLPLLPVEFLSGTVSKDEMIKGNLSCRDLMDEARNYHLHLSNKVVLDFEYSVRTIPRKHTAGVLFCVGGRGGSGDPFRSIECYSITKNSWFFGPEMNSRRRHVGVISVEGKVYAVGGHDGNEHLGNMEMFDPLTNKWMMKASMNTKRRGIALAALGGPIYAIGGLDDNSCFNDVERYDIESDCWSAVAPMNTPRGGVGSVALGSFVYAVGGNDGVASLSSVERFNPHLNKWTEVSEMGQRRAGNGVSKLNGCLYVVGGFDDNSPLSSVERFDPRMHRWEYVSELTTPRGGVGVATVMGRVFAVGGHNGNIYLNTVEAFEPRMNRWELVGSVSHCRAGAGVAVCSSHVSQIRDVGQGSSNVANCM is encoded by the exons ATGGCACCAGGGGATGTGGTGCCAGACCATGCCAAGCAATTGAAGCCCAAGGAGAAGCGGCCTGGGAACAGGGCATCGAAAGCAGACTGTGAGCCTGATGGGTCCTTTATCTTTGAGGCTCATGAGGCCTGGAAGGACTTCCATAACTCCCTCAGGCATTTTTATGAAGTAGGAGAGCTCTGTGATGTCACGCTGAAG gTTGGCAGTAGGTTGATACCATGCCACAAGCTAGTGCTGGCTTGTGTGATCCCTTACTTCAG GGCCATGTTTCTGTCAGAGATGTCTGAGGCTAAGCAGGAACTGATAGAGATCAAGGACTTTGATGGTGATGCCATCCAGGACCTGGTGCATTTTGCCTACTCCTCCAAGCTCACATTAACTGTGGACAATGTCCAGCCACTACTTTATGCTGCCTGCATCCTTCAG GTGGAGTTGGTGGCGAGAGCCTGCTGTGAGTACATGAAGGCCCACTTTCACCCCACCAACTGCCTGGCAGTTCGTACATTCGCTGAGAGCCACAACCGTGTGGACCTGATGGACATGGCTGACCGCTATGCCTGCGAACACTTCACTGAGGTAGTGGAGTGTGAGGACTTTACATGCGTGTCTCCCCAGCACTTGCGCACATTATTGTCCTCCAGCGAGCTCAATATCCATTCAGAGACAGAGGTGTACAATGCAGCAGTGAAATGGTTGAAAGCAAACCCACAGCACCACGAGGCCTGGCTGGACCAGATCATGTCTCAG GTGCGCCTCCCCCTGCTCCCTGTAGAGTTCCTGAGTGGAACAGTGTCTAAGGACGAGATGATTAAAGGTAACCTGAGTTGTCGCGACCTGATGGACGAAGCCAGGAACTACCACCTGCACCTCAGCAACAAGGTGGTGCTGGACTTTGAATATTCAGTCCGTACCATACCCCGGAAACACACTGCAG GGGTTTTGTTCTGTGTGGGTGGCCGAGGGGGTTCTGGTGACCCATTTCGCAGCATCGAGTGCTACTCCATCACTAAGAACAGCTGGTTCTTTGGTCCTGAAATGAACAGCAGACGGCGTCACGTGGGTGTAATATCTGTAGAAG GCAAGGTTTATGCTGTCGGGGGCCATGATGGTAACGAACACTTAGGCAACATGGAGATGTTTGACCCCCTCACCAACAAGTGGATGATGAAAGCCTCCATGAACACCAAGAG GAGGGGTATAGCCCTGGCGGCTCTCGGTGGTCCCATCTACGCTATTGGAGGTCTGGATGACAACTCCTGCTTTAACGATGTGGAGCGTTATGACATCGAAAGTGACTGCTGGAGCGCTGTGGCGCCAATGAACACACCCAGAGGAGGAGTGGGATCTGTGGCTTTGGGG AGTTTTGTGTACGCAGTGGGAGGCAACGATGGCGTGGCATCACTGTCCAGTGTGGAGCGGTTTAACCCACACCTCAACAAGTGGACGGAGGTCAGCGAGATGGGCCAACGACGGGCTGGAAATGGAGTCAGCAAACTCAACGGCTGCCTCTATGTAGTGG GTGGTTTTGATGACAATTCACCCCTGAGCTCTGTAGAGCGCTTTGACCCACGAATGCACCGCTGGGAGTACGTGTCTGAGCTGACCACCCCACGTGGGGGAGTCGGTGTAGCCACTGTAATGGGAAGAGTGTTCGCAGTCGGCGGTCACAATGGGAACATCTACCTGAACACAGTGGAGGCTTTTGAGCCGCGAATGAACAG ATGGGAGCTGGTGGGTTCAGTGTCTCACTGCCGTGCCGGAGCTGGAGTGGCTGTCTGTTCGTCTCACGTCAGCCAGATCAGGGACGTCGGCCAGGGCTCCAGCAACGTGGCCAACTGCATGTGA